One genomic window of Kosmotoga olearia TBF 19.5.1 includes the following:
- a CDS encoding DegT/DnrJ/EryC1/StrS family aminotransferase yields MKVPLFDIIRQYEKLRREILEAIDSVISSGRVILGENVRKLEEEIAEFAGVRHGIGVANGSDALYIALKALGIGEGDYVITTPYTFFATASCITRNGATPIFADIDPETFNINLDLVEEILNSHPQREKIKALIPVHLFGQTVNLERLEYIRQKYGIKILEDCAQSIGSTWTYSDGTVKKSGSVGDAAIFSFFPTKNLGAYGDGGMIITNNDEIAEFCRKFRVHGSKVKYHHDVVGINSRLDEIQAAVLRVKLKYLGEYIEKRRKIAKWYGEEFGRKALVVREPRTENRERKNRESENHRTREFSNSFSRTLGLSDSRIFIKIPSVPSDNSHVFHQYVIRVGNGQRDALREFLRERGIGTSVYYPMGLHQQKCFAYLNIPEGSLPETERASKEAIALPIFPELQKQEIEYVVQTIEDFFKG; encoded by the coding sequence ATGAAAGTACCGCTGTTTGATATCATAAGACAGTATGAAAAACTAAGGCGTGAAATCCTGGAAGCAATCGACAGCGTGATAAGTTCTGGAAGAGTGATTCTTGGAGAAAACGTGCGAAAACTTGAAGAGGAAATTGCAGAATTTGCTGGAGTAAGGCATGGAATTGGTGTTGCTAATGGCTCAGACGCCCTTTATATCGCCCTTAAAGCCCTTGGAATTGGTGAAGGAGATTATGTCATAACGACACCATATACCTTTTTTGCTACGGCAAGTTGTATAACGCGTAATGGGGCTACTCCTATCTTCGCAGATATCGATCCTGAAACTTTTAATATTAACCTTGATCTGGTGGAAGAGATTCTCAATTCTCATCCCCAGAGGGAAAAAATCAAGGCGTTGATTCCTGTACATTTGTTTGGCCAAACTGTCAATCTGGAAAGATTGGAATATATCAGGCAAAAGTATGGAATCAAAATACTTGAGGACTGCGCCCAGTCTATAGGATCTACATGGACATATTCTGATGGTACTGTAAAGAAAAGTGGTTCAGTAGGAGATGCCGCAATCTTTTCTTTCTTTCCTACGAAGAATCTTGGGGCTTACGGCGATGGCGGAATGATCATTACAAACAATGATGAAATAGCAGAATTCTGCAGAAAATTCAGAGTGCATGGCTCGAAGGTCAAATACCACCACGACGTTGTTGGAATAAATTCCAGGCTTGACGAAATACAGGCAGCTGTACTAAGGGTTAAATTAAAGTATCTTGGTGAATACATCGAGAAGAGAAGAAAAATTGCGAAGTGGTATGGGGAAGAATTCGGCAGAAAAGCGTTAGTTGTTCGAGAACCGAGAACCGAGAACCGAGAGAGGAAGAACCGAGAATCTGAGAATCACAGAACACGAGAGTTCAGTAATTCTTTTTCTCGGACTCTCGGACTCTCGGACTCTCGGATTTTTATAAAGATCCCCTCCGTTCCTTCGGATAATTCCCACGTTTTTCACCAGTATGTTATTAGAGTTGGAAACGGTCAAAGAGATGCTCTAAGAGAGTTCTTGAGAGAAAGAGGCATAGGAACTTCGGTGTATTATCCCATGGGTCTTCATCAGCAAAAGTGTTTTGCATATCTGAATATTCCAGAAGGTTCTTTACCTGAGACGGAAAGAGCTTCCAAAGAAGCTATAGCCCTTCCGATTTTTCCAGAACTTCAAAAACAGGAAATCGAATATGTGGTTCAGACGATAGAGGACTTTTTCAAGGGGTGA